One genomic window of Gossypium hirsutum isolate 1008001.06 chromosome D11, Gossypium_hirsutum_v2.1, whole genome shotgun sequence includes the following:
- the LOC107912327 gene encoding uncharacterized protein: protein MAVSPCLSADDQKKHWWVSNRKLVEKYVKDARCLMATQEQSEMASALNLLDAALALSPRFEIALELKARCLLYLRRFKDVADMLQDYIPSIKISSDDSASLSSDNSSQPLSRERVNLLPPPNSQDPSFKCFSVSDLKKKVMSGLSKNCDKEGQWRYLVLGQACCQLGLMEDAMVLLQTGKRLASAAFRRESICRSDDSFSLPITITTSDISSAATTPPSTPPRNPTSLSEFQNISQLLSHIKFLHRRRTAAIAALDAGLYSEAIRHFSKIVDGRRLAPQGFLAECYMHRASAYKASGRIASISDCNKTLALDPACIQALDTRASLLETIRCLPDCLHDLEHLKLLYNSILRDRKLPGPVWKRHNVRYREIPGKLCALTTKIQQLKQRVASGETANVDYYALIGLRRGCSRSELERAHLLLCLRHKPDKATNFIDSCEFADERDVDSVKDRAKMSALLLYRLLQKGYSSVMSTIMDEEAAEKRRKKATVQVPQTQNSSSKLDPESTLAYSVKSSNASDCDGRANPSENETTSSTNAFQGIFCRDLAAVGNLLSQVGFNRPLPMKYEALSC from the exons ATGGCTGTTTCTCCATGTTTGAGTGCTGATGATCAGAAGAAACACTGGTGGGTTAGCAATAGAAAG CTTGTAGAAAAGTATGTTAAGGATGCAAGGTGCCTTATGGCGACGCAAGAACAAAGCGAGATGGCTTCCGCTCTTAATCTTCTAGATGCGGCATTGGCTCTGTCGCCCCGTTTCGAGATAGCTCTGGAGCTGAAGGCCAGATGTTTGCTGTATCTGAGACGTTTCAAGGACGTTGCTGACATGCTTCAAGACTACATTCCAAGTATCAAGATCTCCAGCGACGACTCCGCCTCCCTTTCCTCTGATAACTCCTCCCAACCCCTCTCCAGGGAGCGTGTCAACCTTCTCCCTCCTCCTAACTCCCAAGACCCTTCTTTCAAGTGTTTCTCTGTCTCCGACTTGAAGAAGAAAGTTATGTCTGGGTTAAGTAAAAACTGCGACAAAGAAGGGCAATGGAG GTACTTGGTTCTAGGCCAAGCGTGCTGTCAGTTAGGCCTAATGGAGGACGCTATGGTTCTCCTCCAAACCGGAAAGCGTCTAGCATCCGCCGCATTCCGCCGTGAAAGCATCTGCAGGTCCGATGATAGCTTCTCCCTCCCTATCACTATTACTACATCAGACATCTCCTCTGCCGCCACAACGCCTCCCTCTACGCCTCCACGGAATCCCACATCTCTCTCTGAATTCCAAAACATTTCCCAGCTTCTATCCCATATCAAATTCCTCCACCGCCGTCGAACCGCTGCCATTGCCGCTTTAGATGCTGGCCTCTACTCCGAAGCCATACGCCATTTCTCCAAGATCGTGGACGGCCGCCGTCTCGCCCCTCAGGGCTTCCTCGCAGAGTGTTATATGCATCGAGCCTCTGCTTACAAGGCATCGGGTCGGATAGCGTCAATCTCCGACTGCAACAAAACGCTTGCTCTTGACCCAGCTTGCATCCAAGCGCTCGACACCAGGGCCTCACTTTTGGAAACAATACGCTGTTTACCTGATTGTTTGCACGACCTTGAACACTTGAAACTACTTTACAATTCCATCTTGCGGGATAGGAAGCTTCCAGGGCCTGTCTGGAAGCGTCACAACGTTAGGTACAGGGAGATTCCAGGGAAGCTTTGCGCATTGACCACTAAAATTCAGCAGTTGAAGCAAAGGGTTGCTTCTGGGGAGACTGCAAATGTCGATTACTATGCATTGATCGGTTTACGTCGTGGGTGTTCAAGGTCTGAGCTTGAGAGAGCTCATTTGCTGCTTTGTTTGAGGCACAAGCCGGATAAAGCTACCAACTTTATCGATAGTTGCGAGTTCGCTGACGAGCGTGATGTTGACTCGGTCAAAGACAGAGCCAAGATGTCGGCTCTGCTTCTTTACAGATTGCTTCAAAAAGGTTATTCCAGCGTCATGTCTACAATTATGGATGAAGAAGCGGCTGAGAAGCGAAGGAAGAAAGCTACAGTTCAAGTGCCACAGACCCAAAATTCTAGCTCTAAATTGGATCCTGAATCTACTCTCGCTTATTCAGTAAAATCATCAAATGCCTCGGATTGCGATGGGAGGGCTAATCCCAGTGAAAACGAAACAACATCCAGTACAAACGCGTTTCAAGGTATATTTTGCAGGGATCTTGCAGCAGTTGGGAATTTGCTATCACAAGTTGGGTTTAATCGTCCACTTCCAATGAAATATGAGGCTCTCAGTTGCTGA
- the LOC107912328 gene encoding transmembrane protein 205, with protein sequence MAWITRFLTAVAFLAVGIIFSPETFGSKSDGTKSPNLSSFIKLAHLLSFSTAWGAALWVTFIGGIIMFKNLPRHQFGNLQSKMFPAYFSMVGVCCAISVAAFGYLHPWKSATMPEKYQLGFLVSAFAFNLSNLFVFTPMTIEMMKQRHKVEREANIGDEIGWSKNQEAAKTNPKLAAMNKKFGMIHGLSSLANIMSFGSLAMHSWFLAGKLNL encoded by the exons ATGGCTTGGATAACACGATTCTTAACGGCGGTAGCTTTCTTGGCTGTCGGCATAATATTCTCGCCGGAGACTTTCGGATCAAAATCGGATGGTACAAAATCTCCAAATCTCTCCTCATTCATTAAGCTGGCTCATCTCCTGAGCTTCTCAACCGCCTGGGGCGCTGCCCTTTGGGTCACTTTCATCGGCGGTATCATCATGTTCAA GAATCTGCCTAGGCATCAATTTGGTAATCTACAAAGCAAGATGTTCCCGGCTTATTTCTCGATGGTGGGGGTTTGTTGTGCCATATCGGTGGCGGCATTTGGTTATTTGCATCCATGGAAGTCAGCGACGATGCCGGAGAAGTACCAGCTTGGGTTTTTAGTCTCTGCATTTGCCTTCAATCTATCCAATTTGTTCGTTTTTACTCCCATGACCATCGAG ATGATGAAGCAAAGGCACAAAGTGGAGAGAGAAGCAAACATTGGTGATGAAATTGGATGGTCGAAGAATCAGGAAGCTGCAAAGACTAATCCAAAGCTTGCAGCCATGAACAAGAAATTTGGAATGATTCATGGGTTATCTTCACTTGCTAATATTATGTCCTTTGGCAGCCTGGCCATGCATTCGTGGTTCTTAGCCGGTAAGCTCAATCTGTAG
- the LOC107912330 gene encoding phospholipase A1 PLIP2, chloroplastic isoform X3 — translation MDGLCLKPGIHGMAPAISVSVPLECRTHTTQVSAVGRSSVDHKSASSSSSAAGVPPQRTAFSRFSFRHPLRSLWPGGGGEGGNNKRYNGMAVDDAVLVENNSGEARIVHEENVSGGATAEGWNENWVLKILHVKSLWREGEEEKISADEIRDTEEEENNGNGVVNEDEEICEFCRVDTADDDENEKNEIEIDKDSFSKMLRRVSLAEAKLYAQLSYLGNLAYDIPNIKPQNLLKYRGLRMVTSSKEKRELGTKAEKIGLSSENLKTQRDEKDDEEGQEQKNLGSRISASAAYQIAASAASYLHSHTRTILPFISSSPENNSVTAVVAAKEEVKQAVADDLNSTHSSPCEWFICDDDQSATRFFVIQGSETLASWQANLLFEPVQFEVFLDNFVWILKCGLDVLVHRGIYEAAKGMYEQMLPEVRSHLKLHGKRATFRFTGHSLGGSLSLLINLMLLIRGEVPASSLLPVVTFGSPSIMCGGDSLLHKLGLPRSHIQAIIMHRDIVPRAFSCNYPDHVAELLKAINGNFRHLPCLKNQKLLYAPMGQVLILQPEEKFSPHHHLLPSGTGLYCLTCQVSDNDSEEKLLLAAQRVFFNSPHPLEILSDRSAYGSEGTIQRDHDMNSYLKCVKGVIRQELKRIRKTKREQRRKIWWPLVLPHDINAGGIILRRSVATMNAGQDQFNFAGVLQTGRESLKRFSRLVASQHMHLFVVLLLPAKLLLVGAFSLISLR, via the exons ATGGATGGGCTTTGTTTGAAACCGGGTATTCATGGGATGGCGCCGGCGATCTCCGTGTCCGTGCCTCTGGAATGTAGGACTCACACCACCCAAGTGAGTGCGGTGGGTCGTTCATCTGTGGATCACAAATCGGCATCCTCGTCGTCGTCTGCGGCGGGGGTTCCTCCTCAGAGGACGGCTTTTTCCAGGTTCTCGTTTCGGCACCCCTTGAGATCTTTGTGGCCCGGTGGTGGAGGTGAAGGTGGAAATAACAAGAGGTACAACGGGATGGCCGTCGACGACGCTGTTTTGGTGGAGAATAATAGCGGGGAGGCGAGGATAGTACACGAGGAGAACGTGAGTGGTGGGGCAACGGCGGAAGGGTGGAATGAGAATTGGGTTTTGAAGATTTTGCACGTCAAGTCGTTGTGGAGAGAAGGGGAAGAAGAAAAAATCAGCGCCGACGAAATAAGGGACaccgaagaagaagaaaacaatggaaaCGGTGTCGTCAATGAGGATGAAGAAATCTGTGAATTCTGTAGAGTTGATACTGCTGatgatgatgaaaatgaaaaaaatgagattgaaatcgataaagattcCTTCTCCAAAATGCTACGAAGGGTGTCTTTAGCTGAGGCTAAGTTATACGCTCAATTGTCGTATCTCGGAAACTTGGCTTATGACATTCCAAATATCAAG CCACAAAATCTCCTAAAATATCGTGGTTTACGAATGGTTACTTCATCAAAAGAGAAGAGAGAACTGGGAACAAAAGCTGAGAAAATTGGGTTGTCATCTGAAAATCTAAAGACACAAAGGGATGAAAAGGATGATGAAGAAGGCCAAGAGCAGAAAAACCTTGGCTCCCGGATCAGTGCCTCTGCTGCATATCAGATAGCTGCTTCTGCTGCTTCTTATTTGCATTCCCATACAAGGACCATACTTCCATTCATATCATCAAGTCCTGAAAACA ACTCTGTGACTGCCGTGGTTGCTGCTAAAGAAGAAGTCAAACAGGCTGTTGCTGATGATTTGAACTCAACACATTCATCACCTTGCGAGTGGTTTATATGTGATGATGATCAGAGTGCTACAAGATTCTTTGTAATTCAG GGATCTGAGACGCTGGCATCTTGGCAGGCAAATCTACTTTTTGAGCCTGTTCAGTTTGAGGTATTTCTTGACAATTTTGTTTGGATTCTTAAATGT GGATTGGATGTTCTTGTGCATAGAGGTATATATGAGGCTGCTAAAGGCATGTATGAACAAATGCTGCCAGAAGTGCGTTCCCACTTAAAATTGCATGGGAAGCGTGCAACTTTCCGTTTCACTGGACACTCTCTTGGTGGCAGCTTGTCACTATTAATAAATCTCATGTTGCTGATAAGAGGTGAAGTGCCAGCTTCATCCTTGCTTCCTGTTGTAACATTTGGTTCCCCAAGCATCATGTGTGGTGGTGACAGTCTTCTTCACAAACTTGGGTTGCCACGAAGTCATATTCAAGCAATCATAATGCACAGAGACATTGTTCCCCGTGCCTTCTCTTGCAATTATCCTGATCATGTTGCTGAGCTTTTAAAGGCTATTAATGGAAACTTTCGCCACCTTCCTTGTCTTAAAAATCAG AAACTACTGTATGCACCAATGGGGCAAGTTTTGATTTTACAACCAGAAGAGAAATTCTCTCCACACCATCATCTCCTTCCTTCAGGAACTGGTCTATATTGCCTAACTTGTCAGGTGTCAGATAATGATAGTGAAGAGAAGCTGCTCTTGGCTGCACAGAGAGTTTTCTTTAACTCACCACATCCACTTGAGATCTTAAGCGACCGTTCTGCATATGGTTCTGAAGGAACAATCCAAAGAGACCATGACATGAATTCTTACTTAAAATGTGTTAAAGGCGTGATACGACAGGAGCTAAAACGCATCAGGAAGACCAAGAGAGAGCAGCGACGCAAGATCTGGTGGCCCCTGGTATTACCTCACGACATAAATGCGGGTGGTATCATTCTTCGGAGGTCAGTAGCAACAATGAATGCGGGGCAAGACCAATTCAACTTTGCTGGCGTTTTACAAACAGGGAGAGAATCCTTGAAAAGATTCAGTAGGCTGGTTGCATCACAGCACATGCATTTGTTTGTGGTTCTTTTGTTGCCTGCCAAGCTGTTACTCGTAGGTGCATTTAGCTTGATCAGTCTCCGCTGA
- the LOC107912330 gene encoding phospholipase A1 PLIP2, chloroplastic isoform X2, with protein MDGLCLKPGIHGMAPAISVSVPLECRTHTTQVSAVGRSSVDHKSASSSSSAAGVPPQRTAFSRFSFRHPLRSLWPGGGGEGGNNKRYNGMAVDDAVLVENNSGEARIVHEENVSGGATAEGWNENWVLKILHVKSLWREGEEEKISADEIRDTEEEENNGNGVVNEDEEICEFCRVDTADDDENEKNEIEIDKDSFSKMLRRVSLAEAKLYAQLSYLGNLAYDIPNIKPQNLLKYRGLRMVTSSKEKRELGTKAEKIGLSSENLKTQRDEKDDEEGQEQKNLGSRISASAAYQIAASAASYLHSHTRTILPFISSSPENSKGPSKDSSGSASSSDMINSDVASLMATTDSVTAVVAAKEEVKQAVADDLNSTHSSPCEWFICDDDQSATRFFVIQGSETLASWQANLLFEPVQFEGLDVLVHRGIYEAAKGMYEQMLPEVRSHLKLHGKRATFRFTGHSLGGSLSLLINLMLLIRGEVPASSLLPVVTFGSPSIMCGGDSLLHKLGLPRSHIQAIIMHRDIVPRAFSCNYPDHVAELLKAINGNFRHLPCLKNQKLLYAPMGQVLILQPEEKFSPHHHLLPSGTGLYCLTCQVSDNDSEEKLLLAAQRVFFNSPHPLEILSDRSAYGSEGTIQRDHDMNSYLKCVKGVIRQELKRIRKTKREQRRKIWWPLVLPHDINAGGIILRRSVATMNAGQDQFNFAGVLQTGRESLKRFSRLVASQHMHLFVVLLLPAKLLLVGAFSLISLR; from the exons ATGGATGGGCTTTGTTTGAAACCGGGTATTCATGGGATGGCGCCGGCGATCTCCGTGTCCGTGCCTCTGGAATGTAGGACTCACACCACCCAAGTGAGTGCGGTGGGTCGTTCATCTGTGGATCACAAATCGGCATCCTCGTCGTCGTCTGCGGCGGGGGTTCCTCCTCAGAGGACGGCTTTTTCCAGGTTCTCGTTTCGGCACCCCTTGAGATCTTTGTGGCCCGGTGGTGGAGGTGAAGGTGGAAATAACAAGAGGTACAACGGGATGGCCGTCGACGACGCTGTTTTGGTGGAGAATAATAGCGGGGAGGCGAGGATAGTACACGAGGAGAACGTGAGTGGTGGGGCAACGGCGGAAGGGTGGAATGAGAATTGGGTTTTGAAGATTTTGCACGTCAAGTCGTTGTGGAGAGAAGGGGAAGAAGAAAAAATCAGCGCCGACGAAATAAGGGACaccgaagaagaagaaaacaatggaaaCGGTGTCGTCAATGAGGATGAAGAAATCTGTGAATTCTGTAGAGTTGATACTGCTGatgatgatgaaaatgaaaaaaatgagattgaaatcgataaagattcCTTCTCCAAAATGCTACGAAGGGTGTCTTTAGCTGAGGCTAAGTTATACGCTCAATTGTCGTATCTCGGAAACTTGGCTTATGACATTCCAAATATCAAG CCACAAAATCTCCTAAAATATCGTGGTTTACGAATGGTTACTTCATCAAAAGAGAAGAGAGAACTGGGAACAAAAGCTGAGAAAATTGGGTTGTCATCTGAAAATCTAAAGACACAAAGGGATGAAAAGGATGATGAAGAAGGCCAAGAGCAGAAAAACCTTGGCTCCCGGATCAGTGCCTCTGCTGCATATCAGATAGCTGCTTCTGCTGCTTCTTATTTGCATTCCCATACAAGGACCATACTTCCATTCATATCATCAAGTCCTGAAAACAGTAAGGGTCCATCCAAAGATAGCAGTGGAAGTGCCAGCAGTTCTGATATGATAAATTCTGATGTGGCTTCTTTAATGGCAACCACAGACTCTGTGACTGCCGTGGTTGCTGCTAAAGAAGAAGTCAAACAGGCTGTTGCTGATGATTTGAACTCAACACATTCATCACCTTGCGAGTGGTTTATATGTGATGATGATCAGAGTGCTACAAGATTCTTTGTAATTCAG GGATCTGAGACGCTGGCATCTTGGCAGGCAAATCTACTTTTTGAGCCTGTTCAGTTTGAG GGATTGGATGTTCTTGTGCATAGAGGTATATATGAGGCTGCTAAAGGCATGTATGAACAAATGCTGCCAGAAGTGCGTTCCCACTTAAAATTGCATGGGAAGCGTGCAACTTTCCGTTTCACTGGACACTCTCTTGGTGGCAGCTTGTCACTATTAATAAATCTCATGTTGCTGATAAGAGGTGAAGTGCCAGCTTCATCCTTGCTTCCTGTTGTAACATTTGGTTCCCCAAGCATCATGTGTGGTGGTGACAGTCTTCTTCACAAACTTGGGTTGCCACGAAGTCATATTCAAGCAATCATAATGCACAGAGACATTGTTCCCCGTGCCTTCTCTTGCAATTATCCTGATCATGTTGCTGAGCTTTTAAAGGCTATTAATGGAAACTTTCGCCACCTTCCTTGTCTTAAAAATCAG AAACTACTGTATGCACCAATGGGGCAAGTTTTGATTTTACAACCAGAAGAGAAATTCTCTCCACACCATCATCTCCTTCCTTCAGGAACTGGTCTATATTGCCTAACTTGTCAGGTGTCAGATAATGATAGTGAAGAGAAGCTGCTCTTGGCTGCACAGAGAGTTTTCTTTAACTCACCACATCCACTTGAGATCTTAAGCGACCGTTCTGCATATGGTTCTGAAGGAACAATCCAAAGAGACCATGACATGAATTCTTACTTAAAATGTGTTAAAGGCGTGATACGACAGGAGCTAAAACGCATCAGGAAGACCAAGAGAGAGCAGCGACGCAAGATCTGGTGGCCCCTGGTATTACCTCACGACATAAATGCGGGTGGTATCATTCTTCGGAGGTCAGTAGCAACAATGAATGCGGGGCAAGACCAATTCAACTTTGCTGGCGTTTTACAAACAGGGAGAGAATCCTTGAAAAGATTCAGTAGGCTGGTTGCATCACAGCACATGCATTTGTTTGTGGTTCTTTTGTTGCCTGCCAAGCTGTTACTCGTAGGTGCATTTAGCTTGATCAGTCTCCGCTGA
- the LOC107912330 gene encoding phospholipase A1 PLIP2, chloroplastic isoform X1, whose translation MDGLCLKPGIHGMAPAISVSVPLECRTHTTQVSAVGRSSVDHKSASSSSSAAGVPPQRTAFSRFSFRHPLRSLWPGGGGEGGNNKRYNGMAVDDAVLVENNSGEARIVHEENVSGGATAEGWNENWVLKILHVKSLWREGEEEKISADEIRDTEEEENNGNGVVNEDEEICEFCRVDTADDDENEKNEIEIDKDSFSKMLRRVSLAEAKLYAQLSYLGNLAYDIPNIKPQNLLKYRGLRMVTSSKEKRELGTKAEKIGLSSENLKTQRDEKDDEEGQEQKNLGSRISASAAYQIAASAASYLHSHTRTILPFISSSPENSKGPSKDSSGSASSSDMINSDVASLMATTDSVTAVVAAKEEVKQAVADDLNSTHSSPCEWFICDDDQSATRFFVIQGSETLASWQANLLFEPVQFEVFLDNFVWILKCGLDVLVHRGIYEAAKGMYEQMLPEVRSHLKLHGKRATFRFTGHSLGGSLSLLINLMLLIRGEVPASSLLPVVTFGSPSIMCGGDSLLHKLGLPRSHIQAIIMHRDIVPRAFSCNYPDHVAELLKAINGNFRHLPCLKNQKLLYAPMGQVLILQPEEKFSPHHHLLPSGTGLYCLTCQVSDNDSEEKLLLAAQRVFFNSPHPLEILSDRSAYGSEGTIQRDHDMNSYLKCVKGVIRQELKRIRKTKREQRRKIWWPLVLPHDINAGGIILRRSVATMNAGQDQFNFAGVLQTGRESLKRFSRLVASQHMHLFVVLLLPAKLLLVGAFSLISLR comes from the exons ATGGATGGGCTTTGTTTGAAACCGGGTATTCATGGGATGGCGCCGGCGATCTCCGTGTCCGTGCCTCTGGAATGTAGGACTCACACCACCCAAGTGAGTGCGGTGGGTCGTTCATCTGTGGATCACAAATCGGCATCCTCGTCGTCGTCTGCGGCGGGGGTTCCTCCTCAGAGGACGGCTTTTTCCAGGTTCTCGTTTCGGCACCCCTTGAGATCTTTGTGGCCCGGTGGTGGAGGTGAAGGTGGAAATAACAAGAGGTACAACGGGATGGCCGTCGACGACGCTGTTTTGGTGGAGAATAATAGCGGGGAGGCGAGGATAGTACACGAGGAGAACGTGAGTGGTGGGGCAACGGCGGAAGGGTGGAATGAGAATTGGGTTTTGAAGATTTTGCACGTCAAGTCGTTGTGGAGAGAAGGGGAAGAAGAAAAAATCAGCGCCGACGAAATAAGGGACaccgaagaagaagaaaacaatggaaaCGGTGTCGTCAATGAGGATGAAGAAATCTGTGAATTCTGTAGAGTTGATACTGCTGatgatgatgaaaatgaaaaaaatgagattgaaatcgataaagattcCTTCTCCAAAATGCTACGAAGGGTGTCTTTAGCTGAGGCTAAGTTATACGCTCAATTGTCGTATCTCGGAAACTTGGCTTATGACATTCCAAATATCAAG CCACAAAATCTCCTAAAATATCGTGGTTTACGAATGGTTACTTCATCAAAAGAGAAGAGAGAACTGGGAACAAAAGCTGAGAAAATTGGGTTGTCATCTGAAAATCTAAAGACACAAAGGGATGAAAAGGATGATGAAGAAGGCCAAGAGCAGAAAAACCTTGGCTCCCGGATCAGTGCCTCTGCTGCATATCAGATAGCTGCTTCTGCTGCTTCTTATTTGCATTCCCATACAAGGACCATACTTCCATTCATATCATCAAGTCCTGAAAACAGTAAGGGTCCATCCAAAGATAGCAGTGGAAGTGCCAGCAGTTCTGATATGATAAATTCTGATGTGGCTTCTTTAATGGCAACCACAGACTCTGTGACTGCCGTGGTTGCTGCTAAAGAAGAAGTCAAACAGGCTGTTGCTGATGATTTGAACTCAACACATTCATCACCTTGCGAGTGGTTTATATGTGATGATGATCAGAGTGCTACAAGATTCTTTGTAATTCAG GGATCTGAGACGCTGGCATCTTGGCAGGCAAATCTACTTTTTGAGCCTGTTCAGTTTGAGGTATTTCTTGACAATTTTGTTTGGATTCTTAAATGT GGATTGGATGTTCTTGTGCATAGAGGTATATATGAGGCTGCTAAAGGCATGTATGAACAAATGCTGCCAGAAGTGCGTTCCCACTTAAAATTGCATGGGAAGCGTGCAACTTTCCGTTTCACTGGACACTCTCTTGGTGGCAGCTTGTCACTATTAATAAATCTCATGTTGCTGATAAGAGGTGAAGTGCCAGCTTCATCCTTGCTTCCTGTTGTAACATTTGGTTCCCCAAGCATCATGTGTGGTGGTGACAGTCTTCTTCACAAACTTGGGTTGCCACGAAGTCATATTCAAGCAATCATAATGCACAGAGACATTGTTCCCCGTGCCTTCTCTTGCAATTATCCTGATCATGTTGCTGAGCTTTTAAAGGCTATTAATGGAAACTTTCGCCACCTTCCTTGTCTTAAAAATCAG AAACTACTGTATGCACCAATGGGGCAAGTTTTGATTTTACAACCAGAAGAGAAATTCTCTCCACACCATCATCTCCTTCCTTCAGGAACTGGTCTATATTGCCTAACTTGTCAGGTGTCAGATAATGATAGTGAAGAGAAGCTGCTCTTGGCTGCACAGAGAGTTTTCTTTAACTCACCACATCCACTTGAGATCTTAAGCGACCGTTCTGCATATGGTTCTGAAGGAACAATCCAAAGAGACCATGACATGAATTCTTACTTAAAATGTGTTAAAGGCGTGATACGACAGGAGCTAAAACGCATCAGGAAGACCAAGAGAGAGCAGCGACGCAAGATCTGGTGGCCCCTGGTATTACCTCACGACATAAATGCGGGTGGTATCATTCTTCGGAGGTCAGTAGCAACAATGAATGCGGGGCAAGACCAATTCAACTTTGCTGGCGTTTTACAAACAGGGAGAGAATCCTTGAAAAGATTCAGTAGGCTGGTTGCATCACAGCACATGCATTTGTTTGTGGTTCTTTTGTTGCCTGCCAAGCTGTTACTCGTAGGTGCATTTAGCTTGATCAGTCTCCGCTGA